One window of the Podospora pseudopauciseta strain CBS 411.78 chromosome 4, whole genome shotgun sequence genome contains the following:
- a CDS encoding hypothetical protein (EggNog:ENOG503NX4D; COG:P) has translation MSPYHHLCVFTRDTPPHMDYLGRCDPPRRVSFFIWIICVLLFFSFSAPSYFVLPCQHRMAGGVKKPVNIFRLQDLGEPKEIFNWRLWFAVFSFGLLGAARGVDEGLISGAFNSKHFQGTINYSSYTEVKQANIKANVSSMVQLGSVGGALIAFLICDRIGRIWATRQLCLLWVLGIVIFMGAKGNLSAIYAGRFIVGLGVGQTPVVGPVYIAEIAPASVRGLCTCIFTGFVYLGIVLAYFTNYGCQVNLGDTTAARWEVPTILYLIFAVLIFTLSLFQYESPRYLIKQGQHKMAVHVMARLRNLSPEHNYVTQEISAITSSRLEEMDAAVGSGWMGILKEAFTVPTNLYRVCLTICAQILSQWSAAGSITLYAPDLFNILGITGTDRTLRVTAVFGIVKLTAAVVCALFLVDFIGRKRSLLIGITLQAVSMIYVAVFHPAVPELGIQEGYLLSPSQSGLSKGAIAMIYISGFGWALGWNSMQYLLTAELFPLRIRAFCTSLAMSFHFANQYGNTRAVPNMLLQLELGGISPKGTFWSVAIVTIPGAVWVFFIVLETAGRSLESMDSLFSLPWYKIGRYGKRNADLGDLNRLRLAKKMSLSERP, from the exons ATGTCACCGTATCACCATCTCTGCGTGTTCACAAGAGACACCCCACCTCATATGGACTACTTAGGTAGGTGTGATCCTCCCAGACGAGTTTCCTTTTTCATCTGGATTATCTGCGTtctgctttttttttctttttctgctcCTTCGTATTTTGTTTTGCCGTGTCAGCACAGAATGGCGGGGGGCGTGAAGAAGCCTGTGAACATCTTTCGGCTCCAGGATTTGGGCGAACCAAAAGAAATCTTCAATTGGAGATTATGGTTTGCCGTGTTCTCTTTCGGCCTTTTGGGCGCAGCACGAGGCGTTGACGAGGGCTTGATCAGCGGCGCCTTCAACAGCAAGCACTTCCAGGGCACCATCAATTACAGCTCCTATACCGAGGTTAAGCAAGCCAACATCAAAGCCAATGTTTCCTCCATGGTTCAACTAGGGAGTGTTGGGGGGGCTCTGAT CGCCTTCCTCATCTGTGACAGGATCGGACGCATCTGGGCTACACGGCAGCTCTGTCTGCTGTGGGTGTTGGGCATTGTCATCTTCATGGGAGCCAAAGGCAATCTGAGCGCCATATATGCTGGTCGGTTTATCGTCGGACTTGGCGTTGGACAAACACCTGTTGTTGGTCCTGTCTACATTGCGGAAATTGCCCCGGCCAGTGTCAGGGGGTTGTGTACATGCATCTTCACCGGTTTTGTGTACTTGGGCATCGTCTTGGCATACTTTACGAATTACGGCTGTCAAGTCAACCTGGGTGATACAACGGCAGCTCGCTGGGAAGTGCCGACAATTTTGTATCTCATCTTTGCAGTCTTGATATTTACTTTAAGCCTCTTTCAGTACGAGTCTCCGCGGTACCTGATCAAGCAAGGTCAGCATAAGATGGCCGTTCATGTCATGGCTCGTCTTCGAAACCTGTCCCCAGAACATAACTATGTAACTCAGGAGATCAGCGCCATCACGTCAAGCCGTTTGGAAGAGATGGATGCAGCTGTGGGAtctggatggatgggaatCTTGAAGGAGGCATTCACTGTCCCAACGAACCTCTACCGCGTATGCCTCACCATCTGCGCACAGATACTGTCACAATGGTCTGCTGCTGGTTCTATCACACTCTACGCCCCAGACCTGTTCAACATTCTTGGGATAACTGGAACAGACAGGACGCTTCGGGTGACAGCTGTGTTTGGCATCGTTAAGCTCACTGCCGCCGTGGTAtgcgccctcttcctcgtcgattTCATCGGCCGAAAGCGCTCGCTGCTTATTGGCATCACCTTGCAGGCTGTGTCGATGATCTACGTTGCCGTTTTCCACCCTGCAGTCCCCGAGTTGGGCATACAAGAGGGCTATCTCCTCAGCCCCTCGCAGTCAGGACTTTCCAAGGGTGCGATTGCTATGATCTACATTTCAGGTTTCGGTTGGGCGTTGGGATGGAACAGCATGCAATATCTACTCACGGCGGAGCTTTTCCCCTTGAGAATCCGGGCTTTTTGCACCTCACTCGCCATGTCGTTTCATTTTGCCAATCAATACGGGAATACACGGGCTGTGCCAAACATGCTTCTCCAGTTGGAACTCGGAGGTATCTCACCAAAGGGGACATTTTGGTCCGTTGCCATCGTTACCATTCCTGGTGCGGTATGGGTGTTTTTCATAGTGCTGGAGACGGCAGGTCGAAGCTTGGAGAGCATGGACTCGCTATTCTCACTGCCTTGGTACAAAATTGGGAGGTATGGAAAGCGGAATGCTGATTTGGGTGACTTGAACCGCCTCAGGTTGGCGAAGAAAATGTCATTATCGGAAAGGCCATGA